One Roseimaritima multifibrata DNA window includes the following coding sequences:
- a CDS encoding class I adenylate-forming enzyme family protein — protein MIQHLHSHAQQRPNAAALWLGDQWINWSELRSLTNEITNRLLDLSPHGRVVTQFDNHFLAVIGTLAIQNAGLCEVPLGPGKPPKPLPTILAQTGATLHLTTVDMQRFFERARNGSAKPNRCFNEPSPASESLILWTSGTSASPRAVVLSWQALAANAAGKLSAAPQSESDCRLTILPLWHAYARTCELGTWLISGGQLAVSLGWEGLRSEALKIRPTLLNVVPSIASRILEKASENDLPTSIQQLGLERLRMLGCGGAPLSRQDYSALQEAGITVIHGYGLTEAGPVVCSGTPSKGRPGTVGGPIPFTQIRLDPEGRLEVRGPGLMTGYLDDPASTKACMQQDWLQTGDLASIADDGIVTILGRADDTIVLANGKKIQPTEIESLVCQLADVRHAVLWHDRKGDLVGIVECQRSTRSPETLQRTLDASVALLEKWKRPRRWVIRYGPFETDEVTTKGTPRRQIVGPRYGE, from the coding sequence TTGATCCAGCATCTACATTCCCATGCCCAGCAGCGGCCCAACGCCGCTGCTCTTTGGCTGGGGGACCAATGGATCAACTGGAGCGAACTGCGTTCTCTGACAAACGAGATTACCAATCGCCTCCTAGACCTTTCACCTCATGGCCGCGTTGTCACTCAGTTCGACAACCATTTTCTTGCGGTCATCGGCACCCTTGCAATTCAGAACGCTGGATTATGCGAAGTGCCCCTTGGCCCCGGCAAACCTCCCAAGCCGCTGCCGACGATCCTCGCCCAAACCGGCGCCACCCTGCACCTGACCACGGTCGACATGCAGAGGTTTTTCGAACGGGCGAGAAACGGTTCGGCAAAGCCCAATCGTTGCTTTAACGAACCATCCCCGGCTTCGGAATCTCTGATTCTTTGGACCAGCGGAACGTCCGCTTCCCCTCGAGCCGTCGTCCTGTCCTGGCAGGCCTTGGCCGCCAATGCAGCTGGCAAACTGTCGGCCGCCCCGCAAAGTGAATCGGACTGTCGGTTGACGATCCTTCCGCTTTGGCACGCCTACGCCAGGACCTGCGAACTGGGCACATGGCTGATCAGCGGTGGCCAGTTAGCCGTATCACTAGGCTGGGAAGGACTGCGATCAGAGGCCTTAAAAATTCGCCCGACCCTATTAAACGTGGTCCCAAGTATCGCAAGTCGCATCCTTGAAAAAGCTTCAGAAAACGACCTTCCGACAAGCATACAACAGCTTGGCCTGGAGCGTCTAAGGATGCTTGGCTGCGGCGGTGCTCCGCTCTCACGACAGGACTACTCTGCGCTTCAAGAGGCAGGAATCACTGTCATTCATGGCTATGGACTGACCGAAGCGGGCCCCGTCGTCTGCTCCGGAACGCCCTCCAAAGGTCGTCCTGGTACGGTTGGCGGGCCGATCCCTTTCACTCAAATTCGATTGGATCCCGAGGGACGCCTAGAAGTCCGTGGACCGGGACTGATGACAGGCTACCTTGACGATCCGGCCAGCACGAAAGCCTGCATGCAGCAGGACTGGCTGCAAACAGGAGACCTTGCCTCGATCGCTGATGACGGGATCGTCACGATTCTTGGCAGAGCAGACGATACGATCGTGCTGGCGAACGGGAAAAAAATCCAACCGACCGAAATCGAATCGCTCGTATGCCAACTTGCAGATGTCCGCCATGCCGTTCTGTGGCATGACCGAAAAGGAGATTTGGTGGGGATCGTCGAATGCCAACGCTCCACCCGATCTCCCGAAACTCTGCAGCGAACGCTAGACGCAAGCGTCGCGCTGCTGGAAAAATGGAAACGGCCGCGACGCTGGGTCATTCGCTACGGACCGTTTGAAACGGACGAGGTCACCACCAAAGGAACTCCACGCCGTCAGATCGTCGGCCCCAGGTATGGCGAATAA
- the fba gene encoding class II fructose-bisphosphate aldolase (catalyzes the reversible aldol condensation of dihydroxyacetonephosphate and glyceraldehyde 3-phosphate in the Calvin cycle, glycolysis, and/or gluconeogenesis), with protein sequence MALVPLRVVLDHAAENDYGVAAFNVNNMEQIQSIMEAAEETDSPVIIQASRGARAYSQDAFLRHLMLAAVELYPHIPIVMHQDHGNSPETCLSAIENGFTSVMMDGSLEADGKTPASFEYNVKVTSEVVKMAHAKNVSVEGELGCLGSLESGGGEQEDGHGAVGALTHDQLLTDPDEAAQFVEATGVDALAVAIGTSHGAYKFTKKPTGKVLDMERIEAIHAKLPNTHLVMHGSSSVPQELQDIINQFGGSMKQTYGVPVEEIQRGIKSGVRKINVDTDCRMAITGAIRKVLTESPDAFDPRAYLKPAREAMKQVCMARMVAFGQAGNAAKLQATL encoded by the coding sequence ATGGCTTTAGTTCCGCTGCGAGTCGTTCTGGATCACGCTGCCGAAAACGATTACGGCGTGGCAGCCTTCAACGTCAACAACATGGAGCAAATCCAGTCCATTATGGAGGCCGCAGAGGAGACCGACTCCCCCGTAATCATCCAGGCCTCACGTGGAGCTCGAGCCTATTCGCAAGACGCTTTCTTGCGTCACCTGATGCTTGCTGCGGTTGAACTTTACCCGCACATTCCAATCGTCATGCACCAGGATCATGGCAACAGCCCGGAAACCTGCCTCTCGGCTATCGAAAACGGTTTCACCAGCGTCATGATGGACGGCTCGTTGGAAGCCGACGGAAAGACACCCGCCAGCTTTGAATACAACGTCAAAGTCACTTCCGAAGTCGTCAAAATGGCCCACGCCAAAAACGTCTCCGTCGAAGGCGAATTGGGCTGCCTAGGCTCGCTAGAAAGTGGCGGCGGGGAACAAGAAGATGGGCACGGAGCCGTTGGCGCGTTGACCCACGACCAACTTCTAACCGATCCAGACGAAGCGGCTCAGTTTGTCGAAGCGACCGGCGTCGATGCGTTGGCCGTCGCCATCGGCACCAGCCACGGAGCTTACAAGTTCACCAAAAAGCCTACCGGGAAGGTTTTGGACATGGAACGCATCGAAGCGATCCATGCAAAATTGCCAAACACCCACCTGGTCATGCACGGCAGCAGCAGCGTCCCACAGGAACTGCAAGACATCATCAACCAGTTTGGTGGATCGATGAAACAAACCTACGGCGTGCCTGTCGAAGAAATCCAACGCGGTATCAAGAGTGGCGTTCGCAAAATCAACGTCGACACCGACTGCCGAATGGCAATCACCGGTGCAATCCGCAAAGTACTGACCGAAAGCCCCGATGCGTTTGACCCTCGCGCTTACCTGAAACCAGCTCGCGAAGCGATGAAGCAGGTCTGCATGGCCCGCATGGTCGCTTTTGGTCAGGCTGGCAACGCTGCCAAACTGCAAGCAACTTTGTAG
- the pckA gene encoding phosphoenolpyruvate carboxykinase (ATP), which produces MSLNPIDLSQYGLEVEDIIRNATPARLYEYAIADGDAVIAASGALATSSGDKTGRSPKDKRIVDDQATSEDIWWGDVNIRLTDRSFAINRQRAIDYLNTRKRLFVFDGYAGWDQTHQLRVRVIAESAYHALFMNNMLIRPTAEQLAEFKDPDLVILNAGSFPANPYTSQMTSKTSIDLSFEHGELVILGTQYAGEMKKGVFTVMNYLMPKKGVLSMHCSANESDTGETTLFFGLSGTGKTTLSTDPRRKLIGDDEHCWTDTGIFNIEGGCYAKVIHLSQENEPEIYQAIRFGSVLENVVYDMGTHEVNYDDASLTENTRVAYPIDFIKRAKEPCVGGHPTNIVFLTCDAFGVLPPVSQLTPEQAMYHYISGYTAKVAGTEVGVTEPVATFSACFGAAFLVWHPSKYAELLAEKMRENNSRAWLVNTGWTGGGVGIGKRIRLSATRAIIDAIHDGTLGNAPMRTESTFGLQVPTECAGVPQDLLWPQNAWGDDEAYATASQRLADLFQQNFVKYEGGVTPVVLAAGPNRS; this is translated from the coding sequence ATGAGCCTAAATCCGATTGATTTGTCCCAATACGGTCTTGAAGTTGAAGACATCATCCGCAATGCAACGCCCGCGCGGTTGTACGAATACGCGATCGCAGACGGGGATGCTGTGATCGCCGCTAGTGGCGCTCTAGCGACTAGCAGCGGAGACAAAACAGGCCGGAGCCCGAAGGACAAACGGATCGTCGACGACCAGGCCACCAGTGAAGATATTTGGTGGGGCGATGTCAATATTCGCTTGACCGATCGCTCATTTGCAATCAATCGACAACGAGCGATCGACTATCTAAATACTCGGAAACGACTGTTCGTCTTCGATGGCTACGCGGGGTGGGATCAAACGCATCAGTTGCGAGTTCGGGTGATCGCCGAAAGTGCTTACCATGCGCTTTTCATGAACAATATGTTGATTCGTCCAACGGCCGAGCAGCTGGCGGAATTCAAAGACCCCGATCTCGTGATCCTGAACGCGGGTAGTTTTCCCGCGAATCCGTACACGTCTCAAATGACAAGCAAGACAAGCATTGACTTGAGCTTTGAGCATGGGGAATTGGTGATTCTGGGGACCCAGTATGCAGGTGAAATGAAAAAGGGTGTTTTCACCGTGATGAACTACCTGATGCCGAAGAAAGGTGTGCTTAGCATGCACTGCAGTGCAAACGAAAGTGATACCGGCGAAACCACGTTGTTCTTCGGATTGTCTGGAACAGGTAAGACTACCCTTTCGACCGACCCGCGGCGAAAATTGATCGGTGACGATGAGCACTGTTGGACCGACACCGGTATTTTTAATATCGAAGGTGGCTGTTACGCAAAGGTCATTCACCTGAGCCAAGAGAATGAACCGGAGATCTACCAAGCGATTCGATTTGGGTCTGTATTGGAAAACGTCGTCTACGATATGGGGACTCATGAGGTCAATTATGACGATGCGTCGCTTACGGAAAATACGCGAGTTGCCTACCCGATCGATTTTATCAAGCGTGCGAAGGAACCCTGTGTCGGAGGTCATCCGACAAATATCGTGTTTTTGACGTGTGACGCTTTTGGCGTGTTACCGCCGGTAAGTCAATTGACGCCGGAGCAGGCGATGTACCACTACATCAGCGGTTACACCGCCAAGGTCGCGGGGACAGAAGTCGGCGTGACCGAGCCGGTCGCCACGTTTAGCGCCTGTTTCGGAGCGGCTTTTTTGGTCTGGCATCCATCGAAATACGCTGAACTGTTGGCCGAAAAGATGCGTGAAAACAACTCGCGGGCTTGGCTGGTCAACACGGGCTGGACCGGTGGCGGTGTTGGCATTGGTAAACGAATTCGTTTATCGGCGACACGAGCGATCATCGATGCGATCCATGACGGGACCCTCGGTAACGCTCCGATGCGGACGGAATCGACCTTTGGATTGCAGGTACCCACGGAATGTGCAGGGGTGCCGCAGGATCTGCTGTGGCCACAGAATGCCTGGGGGGATGATGAAGCCTATGCGACGGCTTCGCAGCGATTGGCCGATCTGTTCCAGCAAAACTTCGTCAAGTACGAAGGTGGGGTGACACCTGTTGTGCTGGCGGCGGGGCCGAACAGGTCCTAG
- a CDS encoding polysaccharide biosynthesis/export family protein, with product MIPMPHANPSWLPIRFRSIACLTACLLVFACVQEVRAQGYSTQGYAGASPTCASCQSCGGNGTAGNCQACIQGVDCKTCDGAEGRWTDMRPMDFQPFAHGEYAGPPRLAHLAEYRLRPNDQLQVIYLITRRQTGGAYRLAVGDEVLIESISNEDLTRGTLESGLQLQPDGTITVRLLGQIHAAGLTVDQLRRVLEERYKEFYNEPAIDVTPVKTNTLAEDIRNAVGGQSGLQQQAVNVRVTPDGNIRLPGVGSVHVQGLTLSDLKQEINLLYEQIVVGLEIEPVLTEQAPHFIYVLGEVGQSNRFQIETPTTVLGAIAMAGGYQPGANMRQIVVLRRAEDWRLVATMLDLQGAVLAKRPTPSDEIWLRDGDVVIVPKSPIRVFNDFVQQVFTNGIYGVVPFNGFQIDTGN from the coding sequence ATGATCCCTATGCCTCACGCCAATCCATCATGGCTGCCCATACGCTTCCGTTCGATCGCTTGCCTGACCGCATGCTTGTTGGTGTTTGCCTGCGTCCAAGAAGTGCGGGCCCAGGGTTACTCGACACAAGGCTACGCGGGAGCCTCCCCCACGTGTGCGTCCTGTCAGTCATGCGGCGGCAACGGGACAGCGGGCAACTGCCAAGCCTGCATCCAAGGGGTGGACTGCAAAACGTGCGACGGAGCCGAGGGGCGTTGGACCGATATGCGTCCGATGGACTTTCAACCGTTTGCACATGGTGAATATGCGGGCCCACCACGACTGGCTCACCTGGCCGAATACCGGCTCCGGCCCAATGATCAGTTACAGGTGATCTACCTGATCACTCGCCGTCAAACCGGAGGAGCCTATCGGTTGGCGGTCGGCGACGAAGTCTTGATTGAATCGATTTCCAATGAAGACCTCACGCGAGGAACTCTAGAATCTGGTCTTCAACTTCAACCCGACGGAACCATCACGGTCCGCCTGCTGGGTCAGATCCATGCCGCCGGTCTTACGGTTGACCAACTGCGTCGTGTGCTGGAGGAACGCTACAAGGAGTTCTACAACGAACCGGCGATCGATGTGACGCCCGTCAAAACGAACACGCTGGCTGAAGACATCCGCAACGCCGTTGGCGGCCAAAGCGGGTTGCAACAACAAGCCGTCAATGTGCGAGTCACTCCCGACGGCAATATTCGGCTTCCCGGAGTCGGTTCGGTTCACGTGCAAGGATTGACGCTCAGCGATCTAAAGCAAGAAATCAATCTGCTTTATGAACAGATCGTTGTCGGCTTGGAAATCGAACCGGTACTGACCGAACAAGCACCTCACTTTATCTACGTGCTAGGGGAAGTCGGCCAATCCAACCGGTTTCAGATCGAAACGCCGACAACCGTGCTGGGAGCAATCGCGATGGCAGGGGGCTACCAACCAGGTGCGAACATGCGTCAGATTGTTGTCCTCCGACGTGCAGAGGACTGGCGATTGGTCGCAACGATGCTTGATTTGCAGGGAGCGGTTCTCGCCAAACGGCCCACCCCTTCCGACGAAATCTGGCTGCGTGATGGAGATGTCGTGATCGTTCCCAAATCTCCGATCCGCGTGTTCAACGACTTTGTTCAGCAGGTCTTCACGAACGGAATCTACGGAGTAGTCCCGTTCAATGGATTTCAGATCGACACAGGCAACTAG
- a CDS encoding tetratricopeptide repeat protein has product MDDAKRKRYRLKHVLLGCALASCTLSALSVYGNEDRPFLAIREPGSEPAKPTRIAPAPAPEKNSSASLPNPMQANELTGRRQPTSALIREPSTATVAIGHPVASQQPVPPSLQAAVQKGQTVHDFPAASLASAAANQVANVPDVKVTLPMVPDSDSQTSATYSHLPNNFQLNWQNVQQDRQFERELAQEASRKTLARQVSTRTLSKLRTPSEQAPTPAVSTLTARRMAEQAIQSLDDAHLQLRRGMHLTAKRSAMETLRLIADANDMLDGQIRSARNLQQAQQALEEANDFSGQYGPVSQASLQRMVQSHQTPVLKDCTTSHLNGSRAADLYLDFARAKFAIVAEANPIATEALAVLAEVERKNKKPTALTDAVVISLLRAAIQARPDDAVIANELGFQLLKQGLLEEAQWALEKSFQIQPTRSAGVNLAETLRQSGNIQAARERIAQIEGLPIQPPATPQIITLSPQQFASLSPPTSPPGIQPQPTLAIPAASADRTASDSSGSTATSNEPTPAPQVVPAEPKSAVGRVAQAVSQLWK; this is encoded by the coding sequence ATGGATGATGCTAAACGTAAACGCTATCGATTGAAGCATGTCCTGTTGGGATGTGCTCTCGCTAGCTGCACGCTTTCAGCGTTGTCTGTATATGGGAACGAAGATCGTCCGTTTCTCGCGATTCGGGAACCAGGTAGTGAACCTGCAAAACCGACACGTATCGCTCCGGCACCTGCACCCGAAAAGAACAGCTCGGCATCGCTTCCCAATCCCATGCAAGCGAACGAGTTGACGGGTCGACGCCAACCAACCTCCGCCCTAATTCGGGAACCGAGTACCGCGACAGTCGCGATCGGGCACCCGGTCGCTTCGCAGCAACCGGTTCCACCGTCGCTGCAAGCGGCAGTCCAAAAGGGCCAAACGGTTCACGATTTCCCCGCTGCGTCGCTGGCCTCCGCCGCTGCGAATCAGGTGGCAAACGTCCCGGATGTAAAGGTCACCCTGCCGATGGTGCCTGATTCGGATTCACAGACATCCGCCACCTATTCGCACCTTCCAAACAACTTCCAACTGAACTGGCAGAACGTTCAGCAGGACCGCCAATTCGAACGCGAACTGGCTCAGGAAGCGTCACGTAAAACACTGGCGCGTCAAGTGAGCACGCGAACGCTAAGCAAGCTTCGCACTCCCTCCGAACAGGCCCCCACGCCAGCGGTATCGACCCTGACGGCACGCCGAATGGCCGAACAAGCAATCCAGTCGCTGGACGATGCCCATCTCCAACTCCGCCGCGGCATGCATTTAACCGCCAAGCGATCGGCGATGGAAACCCTTCGGCTGATCGCCGATGCGAACGACATGCTGGATGGTCAGATTCGGTCCGCCCGCAATCTTCAGCAGGCTCAGCAAGCCCTAGAAGAAGCCAACGACTTCAGTGGGCAATACGGCCCCGTCAGCCAGGCATCGCTGCAGCGGATGGTTCAGTCCCACCAGACTCCGGTCCTCAAAGACTGTACCACCAGCCATTTAAACGGCAGCCGAGCCGCCGACCTGTACCTTGATTTCGCTCGAGCCAAGTTTGCAATCGTTGCCGAAGCCAACCCGATTGCCACCGAAGCCTTGGCCGTCCTCGCGGAAGTGGAACGGAAAAACAAAAAACCGACAGCACTGACCGACGCCGTGGTCATCAGCTTATTGCGGGCCGCCATTCAAGCGCGTCCAGACGACGCGGTGATCGCAAACGAGCTCGGTTTTCAATTGCTGAAACAAGGCCTATTGGAAGAAGCTCAGTGGGCTCTGGAAAAGAGTTTTCAGATCCAGCCCACTCGTTCGGCAGGCGTGAACCTAGCGGAAACGCTTCGTCAGAGCGGAAACATCCAAGCTGCCAGAGAGCGTATTGCTCAAATCGAAGGGCTGCCGATTCAGCCTCCGGCAACCCCACAGATCATCACGCTTTCCCCCCAGCAATTCGCCAGCCTCTCGCCTCCGACTTCGCCTCCAGGAATCCAGCCGCAACCAACTCTGGCGATTCCCGCAGCGAGCGCCGACCGTACGGCCTCGGATTCGTCCGGGTCAACCGCGACGTCCAACGAACCCACCCCCGCACCTCAAGTGGTTCCCGCCGAACCCAAGTCAGCCGTAGGGCGTGTCGCTCAGGCCGTTTCGCAACTTTGGAAGTAA
- a CDS encoding FHA domain-containing protein produces MPNPADSSDSADSHATHSGEDMGDLVPCGGGDPIPLFKSKLVIGRRESCDISLKFSNVSGQHCRLALEAGYWFVRDLNSRNGTKVDGKKIYRKRLDPGCRLSIAKHDYTVEYDPQRLGAFGTPPPDDDDAEEMLRRSLMERAGLTRRSEQKPNTNRNVLDD; encoded by the coding sequence ATGCCTAATCCAGCAGACTCATCCGACTCGGCCGATAGTCACGCCACCCACTCCGGCGAAGACATGGGTGACCTTGTACCCTGTGGCGGCGGAGACCCGATCCCTTTGTTTAAATCAAAGTTAGTCATTGGTCGACGGGAGTCGTGCGATATATCGCTGAAGTTTTCCAATGTTTCTGGCCAACACTGCCGCCTTGCGTTGGAAGCAGGCTATTGGTTCGTTCGCGATTTGAACAGCCGGAACGGAACCAAGGTCGACGGCAAAAAGATCTACCGCAAGAGGCTTGATCCTGGCTGCAGGCTTTCCATCGCGAAACATGATTATACGGTCGAGTACGATCCGCAGCGTCTTGGTGCGTTCGGAACGCCTCCCCCGGATGATGACGATGCAGAAGAAATGCTCCGTCGCTCGTTGATGGAACGTGCCGGTTTAACCCGTCGAAGCGAACAGAAACCCAATACCAACCGGAACGTCCTGGACGATTAA
- a CDS encoding TIGR01212 family radical SAM protein (This family includes YhcC from E. coli K-12, an uncharacterized radical SAM protein.), translated as MNIPQKNEVHSMSESSDVSIGKDMLLDWQKEGLPFNAFGASLRRRFGGRIQRVSIDAGFTCPNVDGAVTKGGCNFCDNRSFSPSRRGRLASVLDQLNRGIESVRRRYDKVAGFIAYLQPATNTYGPIDQLEELYRACLDVSDEVMGLAIGTRPDCVPDPVLDLIDQLAEKHYVSLEYGMQTMHDAGLDWMNRGHHHASMIDAMQRSAGRGFETCAHIILGIPGETHADRMETAVEIGRLQVDAVKLHNLYAVRDTPLGEEVLSGKVEMMQRDEYIETVVDFLERIPRDVIVERVSGDAPPDFLIAPLWCLEKSALRLAIEKEFARRGTQQGDRFEGDSAAAAARALRAPATLQDQTPPSILARIAKERTLPVLKMKG; from the coding sequence ATGAATATTCCCCAAAAAAACGAAGTCCATTCGATGTCGGAAAGTTCAGATGTGAGTATTGGGAAGGATATGTTGCTTGATTGGCAGAAAGAAGGTTTGCCATTTAACGCCTTTGGGGCCTCTTTGAGGCGGCGTTTCGGGGGACGGATTCAGCGTGTTAGCATCGATGCCGGGTTTACCTGTCCAAATGTCGACGGGGCGGTTACCAAAGGAGGCTGCAATTTTTGTGACAATCGATCCTTCAGCCCCAGTCGCCGCGGACGATTGGCGAGCGTCCTTGATCAATTGAATCGAGGAATCGAATCGGTCCGCAGACGGTACGACAAAGTGGCTGGTTTCATTGCTTACCTGCAGCCTGCGACCAATACCTACGGACCGATTGACCAGCTGGAAGAACTGTACCGGGCCTGTTTGGATGTTTCCGACGAAGTGATGGGACTGGCGATTGGTACCCGTCCCGACTGTGTGCCTGATCCGGTCCTCGATTTAATCGATCAGCTGGCCGAGAAACATTATGTGTCGCTTGAATACGGTATGCAGACCATGCATGATGCCGGCTTGGACTGGATGAATCGTGGACATCATCACGCCAGCATGATCGACGCGATGCAGCGGAGTGCAGGACGCGGTTTCGAAACCTGTGCTCACATCATCTTGGGAATCCCGGGTGAAACGCACGCGGACAGGATGGAAACGGCGGTCGAAATCGGCAGGCTTCAGGTTGATGCGGTCAAACTGCATAACTTGTACGCCGTCCGTGATACGCCTTTGGGGGAAGAGGTGCTTTCGGGCAAGGTCGAAATGATGCAGCGCGATGAATACATCGAAACCGTTGTCGATTTTCTGGAACGAATCCCTCGCGATGTGATCGTCGAACGAGTCAGCGGAGACGCTCCGCCCGATTTCCTGATTGCACCTCTCTGGTGTTTGGAAAAATCAGCTTTGCGGTTGGCCATCGAAAAAGAATTCGCACGGCGAGGCACTCAGCAAGGAGATCGATTCGAAGGAGATTCAGCGGCTGCCGCTGCCCGAGCTCTTCGCGCTCCCGCGACGCTGCAGGATCAGACGCCCCCCTCCATCCTGGCCCGCATCGCCAAAGAAAGAACCCTGCCGGTCCTAAAAATGAAAGGGTAG
- a CDS encoding DUF6702 family protein: MFTIALLFSCLLHPYHRSMAEVEWNAQSNRYEVAFRCDPRDLDRALSASMKMPIVIEQLPKAKAEKYIQQYLDKHLKLFRQTEDGEEEPVVAKRHWVGYELDDRGKYLWLYFEWEPSPGDAPLKIENRMFMQVEPTHISSFTFTDIAEKPSLHFTSSVPVKNVPLPARKSR, encoded by the coding sequence TTGTTTACGATTGCCTTGTTGTTCAGCTGCCTGCTCCACCCATACCACCGGAGCATGGCAGAAGTGGAATGGAATGCTCAATCGAATCGCTATGAAGTCGCATTTCGATGTGACCCACGCGATCTCGATCGAGCCCTTTCCGCGTCGATGAAGATGCCGATCGTCATCGAGCAACTTCCCAAGGCAAAGGCTGAAAAATACATTCAGCAATATCTGGACAAACATCTAAAACTGTTTCGACAAACAGAAGATGGCGAAGAGGAACCGGTTGTCGCCAAACGCCACTGGGTTGGTTACGAATTAGACGATCGAGGCAAATACCTCTGGCTCTATTTTGAGTGGGAACCCTCCCCTGGGGACGCTCCACTGAAGATCGAAAACCGGATGTTCATGCAGGTCGAACCGACGCACATCAGCAGCTTCACGTTCACAGACATCGCCGAAAAACCGAGCCTTCACTTCACGTCATCGGTCCCCGTGAAGAACGTGCCGCTTCCCGCTCGGAAATCCCGCTAG